From Gemmatimonas sp., one genomic window encodes:
- a CDS encoding long-chain fatty acid--CoA ligase, producing the protein MTSFSASAVPSLNHTLAGIPSPLTAAAGGPRPAPGTVNALFFDAVERYERADALLYKVNGVWEPTSHASILTRVRHIALGLARLGIVAQDRVGLLSENRPEWLLADYACLCSSVTDVPIYPTLPAEQIPYLLNDSGARALFVSTPEQARKVASVRAQAPGVQWIIGFAADKDDGCDYTLAELEALGAADDSRERATLFKEQALAVTPDQLVTLIYTSGTTGNPKGVMLTQDNLCSNVLATKATMPVSTADTALSFLPLSHIFERTGDYFLFANGVRIAYAESIDTVPVNMSEVKPSLMMSVPRLYEKIYARVLENAVSTGGIKKQIFFWAKRVGERWADEKLTGREPAGLLGFQYRLADKLVFSKLRERTGGNIRYFISGGAPLSPEIAKFFYSAGLIILEGYGLTETSPVISANNLRDYRLGTVGKPIAGVEVRIAKDGEILTRGPHVMRGYYNNEQATRECLTDDGWFHTGDIGVLEDGFLRITDRKKDIIVTAGGKNIAPQPIENMLKTNKYVSQAVMLGDKRKFPVVLIVPDWDQLEKWAARNQIVWTSRAELMNMPTIQAKVEKEVKEQLKGLASYEMPKKVKLIEHDFSIERGELTPTLKVKRRVIDQTYKAQIDELYAGAD; encoded by the coding sequence ATGACTTCGTTCAGCGCGTCCGCGGTGCCCTCCCTGAACCACACCCTCGCCGGCATCCCGTCGCCGCTCACGGCAGCGGCAGGGGGGCCACGCCCCGCACCCGGTACGGTCAACGCGCTCTTCTTCGATGCCGTGGAGCGATACGAGCGCGCCGACGCCCTCCTGTACAAGGTGAACGGCGTCTGGGAGCCCACGAGTCACGCCAGCATCCTCACCCGCGTGCGCCACATTGCGCTGGGGCTGGCGCGGCTGGGCATCGTGGCGCAGGACCGTGTGGGGCTGCTGTCGGAGAACCGCCCTGAGTGGCTGCTGGCCGACTACGCCTGCCTCTGCAGCTCCGTCACCGATGTGCCCATCTACCCCACGCTGCCGGCCGAGCAGATTCCCTACCTGCTGAACGACTCGGGGGCGCGCGCCCTCTTTGTGTCCACCCCCGAGCAGGCACGCAAGGTGGCGAGCGTGCGCGCGCAGGCGCCGGGCGTGCAGTGGATCATCGGCTTCGCCGCCGACAAGGATGACGGCTGCGACTACACGCTGGCCGAACTGGAGGCGCTGGGCGCGGCAGATGACAGTCGTGAGCGCGCGACGCTGTTCAAGGAGCAAGCGCTGGCCGTGACCCCCGACCAGCTCGTCACCCTCATCTACACGTCGGGCACCACGGGCAACCCCAAGGGTGTCATGCTCACACAGGACAACCTGTGCTCGAACGTGCTGGCCACGAAGGCCACGATGCCCGTCAGCACCGCCGATACGGCGCTCAGCTTCCTGCCGCTGAGCCACATCTTCGAGCGCACGGGCGATTACTTCCTCTTCGCCAACGGCGTGCGCATCGCGTACGCCGAGAGCATCGACACCGTACCGGTGAACATGAGCGAGGTGAAGCCATCGCTCATGATGTCGGTGCCGCGTCTGTACGAGAAGATCTATGCGCGTGTCCTCGAGAACGCCGTCTCCACCGGTGGGATCAAGAAGCAGATCTTCTTCTGGGCCAAGCGGGTGGGAGAACGCTGGGCCGACGAGAAGCTGACGGGGCGGGAGCCGGCGGGGCTGCTCGGATTCCAGTACCGGCTCGCCGACAAGCTCGTCTTCTCGAAGCTGCGCGAACGTACGGGCGGCAACATCCGCTACTTCATTTCCGGCGGCGCGCCGCTGTCCCCCGAGATCGCCAAGTTCTTCTACTCGGCGGGGTTGATCATTCTCGAAGGGTACGGCCTCACGGAAACCTCGCCGGTGATCTCGGCGAACAACCTGCGGGACTACCGGCTCGGCACGGTGGGCAAGCCCATTGCCGGTGTGGAAGTGCGCATTGCGAAGGACGGGGAGATCCTCACGCGCGGCCCCCACGTCATGCGCGGCTACTACAACAACGAGCAGGCCACACGGGAGTGCCTCACCGACGACGGCTGGTTCCACACGGGTGACATCGGCGTGCTCGAGGACGGCTTCCTGCGCATCACCGACCGCAAGAAGGACATCATCGTGACGGCCGGCGGCAAGAACATCGCGCCGCAGCCGATCGAGAACATGCTGAAGACCAACAAGTATGTCTCGCAGGCGGTGATGCTGGGGGACAAGCGCAAGTTCCCGGTGGTGCTCATCGTGCCCGATTGGGATCAGCTGGAAAAGTGGGCGGCGCGCAACCAGATCGTGTGGACGTCGCGCGCTGAGCTCATGAACATGCCCACCATTCAGGCGAAGGTGGAGAAGGAAGTGAAGGAACAGCTGAAGGGGCTGGCGAGCTACGAGATGCCCAAGAAGGTGAAGCTCATCGAGCACGACTTCAGCATCGAGCGTGGCGAGCTCACCCCCACCCTGAAGGTGAAGCGGCGCGTCATCGACCAGACGTACAAGGCGCAGATCGACGAGCTGTACGCCGGCGCGGACTGA